In Trichomycterus rosablanca isolate fTriRos1 chromosome 20, fTriRos1.hap1, whole genome shotgun sequence, one DNA window encodes the following:
- the zgc:153184 gene encoding capZ-interacting protein isoform X3, whose translation MSSDAELNMKEASPVKSIVAELAGKLKDHAQPMPRNEEKPVIAPPPAPKPKLKNSPLIEKLQANLTLTPTVLLTSTKSPEVRQQAVPFCLVSPCQTQSPTLRPLQQSGTDEVPISFEQPAEGTLLPSFNKSRVRLSFNRRPPTRQHRKSAGEEVLSDTEGNSSPCDQHSVDNSPDKDCHIEEVLSTPLNETKERLTDPTDPVTEQETEQQNAHKDVIQDNGGSKDSKINEKVTEEGSETVKTLEEKADEDDESSEEMEGLEEQGEETPTEENGEVQEEAPED comes from the exons GAAGCATCTCCAGTCAAATCCATAGTGGCGGAACTGGCTGGGAAGTTGAAAGATCATGCACAACCAATGCCAAGGAACGAGGAG AAACCGGTTATTGCACCTCCACCTGCACCCAAACCTAAGCTGAAGAATTCTCCCTTAATAGAAAAGCTTCAG GCCAACCTCACTTTGACACCCACAGTGCTGCTTACCTCAACTAAAAGTCCAGAAGTGAGACAACAGGCTGTGCCATTCTGTCTAGTCAGCCCCTGTCAAACCCAGAGTCCCACCCTGCGGCCTCTTCAGCAGTCTGGTACCGATGAGGTGCCCATCAGCTTCGAGCAACCAGCTGAAGGCACCCTACTGCCCAGCTTTAACAAG AGTCGAGTCCGTCTTTCCTTCAACCGCCGACCACCAACTCGGCAACACAGGAAGTCCGCGGGCGAGGAGGTGCTCTCAGACACGGAGGGAAACTCGTCCCCATGTGATCAGCACAGTGTAGATAACAGTCCTGACAAGGACTGTCATATAGAGGAGGTGTTGAGTACCCCACTGAACGAAACAAAGGAGCGCCTGACAGACCCCACTGACCCCGTCACTGAACAAGAAACAGAACAGCAAAATGCCCACAAGGATGTGATTCAGGACAATGGGGGGAGTAAAGacagcaaaataaatgaaaaggtAACTGAAGAGGGATCTGAAACTGTGAAAACACTAGAGGAAAAAGCAGATGAGGATGATGAGAGCTCGGAGGAAATGGAGGGATTAGAAGAACAAGGAGAAGAAACACCAACGGAGGAGAATGGGGAGGTACAG
- the zgc:153184 gene encoding capZ-interacting protein isoform X4 encodes MSLSSTPLSPLQANLTLTPTVLLTSTKSPEVRQQAVPFCLVSPCQTQSPTLRPLQQSGTDEVPISFEQPAEGTLLPSFNKSRVRLSFNRRPPTRQHRKSAGEEVLSDTEGNSSPCDQHSVDNSPDKDCHIEEVLSTPLNETKERLTDPTDPVTEQETEQQNAHKDVIQDNGGSKDSKINEKVTEEGSETVKTLEEKADEDDESSEEMEGLEEQGEETPTEENGEVQEEAPED; translated from the exons ATGTCACTTTCCTCTACTCCTCTTTCTCCTCTTCAG GCCAACCTCACTTTGACACCCACAGTGCTGCTTACCTCAACTAAAAGTCCAGAAGTGAGACAACAGGCTGTGCCATTCTGTCTAGTCAGCCCCTGTCAAACCCAGAGTCCCACCCTGCGGCCTCTTCAGCAGTCTGGTACCGATGAGGTGCCCATCAGCTTCGAGCAACCAGCTGAAGGCACCCTACTGCCCAGCTTTAACAAG AGTCGAGTCCGTCTTTCCTTCAACCGCCGACCACCAACTCGGCAACACAGGAAGTCCGCGGGCGAGGAGGTGCTCTCAGACACGGAGGGAAACTCGTCCCCATGTGATCAGCACAGTGTAGATAACAGTCCTGACAAGGACTGTCATATAGAGGAGGTGTTGAGTACCCCACTGAACGAAACAAAGGAGCGCCTGACAGACCCCACTGACCCCGTCACTGAACAAGAAACAGAACAGCAAAATGCCCACAAGGATGTGATTCAGGACAATGGGGGGAGTAAAGacagcaaaataaatgaaaaggtAACTGAAGAGGGATCTGAAACTGTGAAAACACTAGAGGAAAAAGCAGATGAGGATGATGAGAGCTCGGAGGAAATGGAGGGATTAGAAGAACAAGGAGAAGAAACACCAACGGAGGAGAATGGGGAGGTACAG